The Flavobacteriales bacterium genomic sequence CGGGCACGCATTGGACAAGCATTTTGAAAACCGGATTAACTGGATCACCGCGGTGGCTGCCATCGTTTCAACAGCCCTGGCCTTATATTATCTGATCAAACAACTCACCCGATGACCGCGCAGGAAAGATTCATGAAGTATGCAACACGTGTGGTGCTGACCACCGTGATCTTTACCGGCGTGGCATGGCTCATCAGAAGCAACGTTTTAAAAGGAGACCGGCTGGAATGGCACCGGGGCATACCCATTATCTTTTATTTTATGGCTGTCGGTCTGTGGTCCGGATACCGCATGATCAGGGCCCGCGACCAGGAAGGTAACGGCTTCATCCGCGCATTCATGGTCACCAGCGTTATGAAACTGGGAGCCTATTTCGGATTGCTCTTCGTTTGTTTATGGCGATGGGAGGCGTATACTGCCGATGTAATCATCCTGTTCGCCGCCTGCTATATTCTCTTTGCAGCCCTTGAAAGAACCTTCCTCATGAACGCCATGAGAAAGTCATAGGTCGGCTGAAAAATTCCATTCGCGGAACTTATACTGCCAACTGCCGAAAAAACCCGGTGTACATCCGTACTTTCCTTGGGAATAATATTTTTTTAATCAACATAAATCAATAGCTTTGCGGTCGTTTTTCGGCACCCCCTCGTAATATTTGGTGTGAAAAGCATTGCGCTAGATGAATAAAAATAGGATTGGCAACGCTTTCAGGATTCTGGTCATTTTAGTGGCCGGGATGGTGTCCCTCTGCAATTCTGCATTCGCCTCCGAAGGCGGGCACGGTGAGGGGAAATTCAATGCAGGTGAAATGATCATGGGTCACGTTGGTGATGCACATGACTGGCACATCGCGACCTGGAAAGGAGAACACATCACCATTCCTCTCCCCATTATAATTTACGACGAAGCCAAGGGTCTTTCCGTTTTTATGTCAGGTAAATTTCACCATGGCATCGTTGATGACCGCTATAAACTCGAAGGCAACTCCATTGTTGCCGTGGATGCAGAGGGGAACGTAGATGAAGAAGCCAGCGCTGGTTTGTGGGATCTCAGCATCACCAAGAATACCGCAGCGCTGTTTGTAAGCCTTATCCTTCTGCTTGTTATCTTCTTTAATATTGCGGGTGCCTATCGAAAGCGAAAGGGTGCTGCGCCCAAAGGCCTGCAGTCGCTGATCGAGCCCATCATTATTTTTGTGAGGGACGACATTGCGAAATCCAGCATCGGTGAGAAAAAGTATGAGAAATTCATGCCCTACCTTCTCACCGTTTTCTTTTTTATATGGATCAATAACCTCATGGGTCTGATTCCGATTGCTCCCTTCGGTGCAAACCTGACAGGAAGCATTGAGGTGACCATGACACTGGCCCTTATCACCTTTGTGATCACAACGATCAACGGAAATTCGCATTACTGGAGACACGTTCTGGCCATGCCGGGTGTTCCGGTAGCGATCCTGCCCATCCTTACCCTTATCGAGGTCATGGGTTTGTTCCTGAAGCCTTTCGTGCTTATGGTGCGGTTGTTTGCAAACATCACGGCGGGACACATCATCGTACTTTCATTTTTTGCACTGATCTTTATTTTCGGTGAAAAAGGAGCAGCAGCCGGTTTCGGAACGGGCGTGTTCTCCCTCATCTTTACCATATTCATGTCTATGCTGGAATTGCTTGTTGCATTTATCCAGGCATACGTTTTCACATTGCTGTCTGCCATCTATTTCAGCATGGCGGTAGAAGAAGAACATCATTAATCAGATTTTGTTAAACCCTAAATTCAATTGAATATGTTAGTCGAAATGTTAGAGGTAGGTCTCGGTCAAGGTGTGGCAGCTCTGGGTGCCAGTGTTGCAGCTATCGGTGCTGCAATTGGTATTGGTCGCATCGGTGGTGATGCACTGCAAGCTATGGCTCGTCAGCCTGAAGCCATCAATGATCTCCGTGCCAATATGATCCTGACTGCCGCTCTGGTGGAAGGTGCTGCCTTCTTCGCCATGGTTATTGGCCTGCTCGTTGTATTGAACTAAGTTCGTTTTCAGCCAACGTTTCTTATAGGTTCCTGTGAATCTTTAAGAAACCAATAATACATTCGTATGGAACTCATCAAACCTGGAATAGGTCTGATCTTTTGGATGATGGTCTCTTTTCTGACCGTGATGTTCATCCTGAAAAGATTTGCCTGGAAGCCCATCCTGGGCGCTCTGAAAGAGAGAGAAACTTCGATTGAAGATGCCTTGAAGCAGGCGGATAAAGCCCGTGAAGAGATGGCCAACCTGCAATCTGCCAACGAAAAGTTGCTGCAGGAAGCGCGCATTGAAAGGGACACTATGTTGAAAGAGGCCCGGGAGATGAAGGACCATATCATTGCGGATGCCAAAACCAAGGCGAAAGAAGAAGCCGATCGCCTCGTTCAGGGTGCGCGGGAATCTATCAAGAATGAAAAAATGGCCGCCATCACCGAGTTGAAAAACCAGGTGGCCACGCTCTCGATCGATATCGCGGAAAAGATTCTGAAGAATGAACTCTCTGACGAAGAGAAACAACGCAACCTGAACTCCAGCCTCATTGATGAGGTGAACCTTAACTAAGTCAACCATGCACGGATCAAGGGCAGCCAACCGTTACGCAAAATCTCTCTACCAACTGAGCATAGATCAGGGGGTGCTGGAGGAAGTGTATGCGGATATGCGTATGATCGGGCAGTCGTTGCACGATAGCAAGGACCTTGTAAGTCTCTTGAAAAGCCCCATCGTTAAAACCGACCGTAAGTGGAAGGTTCTTGAGACCATATATAATGGTAAGGTGAATAAGGTGACCCTCGCTTTCATCAGGTTGATGACCCAAAATAAAAGGGAGGCTCTCCTGGAAATGATCGGAGAACATTTCGTATTCCTCTACAAACAATACAAAGGGATCATTACCGCAGAAGTAACTGCAGCAGTTTCACTTGATGAGGATATGAAAAAGAAGATCCTGTCCATCATCGGTAAAACAGCCGGTTCCAACATAGAAATCGTTGAGAAAACGGATCCGTCACTTATCGGCGGTTTCATCATTAAATTTGGCGACAAACAGTATGATGCCAGTGTCGCTCACCGGTTGAAGGAATTGAAGAAAGCCTTCAGTGAAAATCCCTATCTGCCGGAATTTTAACGCATCGTTTTAAAACTTTCATGCCATGCCTGAAATAAAACCAGCCGAAGTTTCTAATATTCTGAGAGAACAGCTTGCCGGCGCCAAGACCGAATCCGAACTGGAAGAAATTGGCACCGTACTGCAGGTAGGTGACGGTATTGCCCGTATCTACGGGTTATCCAAAGTGAAGTCCGGTGAACTGATCGAATTTGAGAACGGTGTCAGAGGGATCGTGATGAACCTCGAAGAAGACAACGTCGGAGCTATCCTGCTGGGTAGTTCACAGGAGATCAAGGAAGGTGATGTGGCCCGTCGTACCGGCCTTATCGCTTCTGTGAAGGTAGGTGATGGCATGTGCGGACGTGTGATCAATACCCTCGGTGAACCCATCGACGGTAAAGGACCTATTCAGGGTGAAACCTATGAGATGCCCCTGGAACGGAAAGCGCCCGGTGTGATCTTCAGACAGCCGGTTAACGAACCGCTTCAAACCGGTATCAAGGCTGTTGATGCCATGATCCCCATCGGTCGTGGCCAGCGTGAGCTGATCATCGGTGACCGTCAGACAGGTAAGTCTGCCGTGGCCATCGATACCATCATCAATCAAAAAGAATTCTATGAAAGCGGTCAACCCGTTTTCTGTATCTATGTGGCCATCGGTCAGAAAGGATCTACCGTTGCCAACGTAGTGAAGGTATTGGAAGACAATGGTGCCATGCCTTATACGGTTGTGGTATCCGCTTCGGCCTCTGACCCCGCACCTATGCAGCTTTATTCTGCATTTACCGGTGCGGCCATCGGCGAATATTTCCGGGATACCGGTCGTCCGGCCCTGATCGTTTATGATGATCTGTCCAAACAAGCGGTATCTTACCGTGAGGTATCTCTTCTCCTTCGCAGACCTCCAGGTCGTGAAGCATATCCCGGTGACGTATTCTACCTTCACTCACGCTTACTTGAGCGTGCAGCCAAGATCATCAACTCTGATGAAATTGCAGCCAACATGAATGACCTGCCAGAGTCGTTGAAAGGAAAAGTAAAAGGCGGTGGTTCATTGACCGCACTTCCCATCATCGAAACACAAGCCGGTGACGTATCCGCTTACATCCCAACCAACGTGATTTCCATCACCGACGGTCAGATTTTCCTTGAGTCCAACCTGTTCAACTCAGGTGTGAGACCTGCCATCAACGTAGGTATCTCCGTATCGAGGGTGGGTGGTAATGCCCAGATCAAGTCGATGAAAAAGGTTGCCGGTACATTGAAGCTTGACCAGGCACAATACCGTGAGCTGGAAGCTTTCTCCAAATTCGGTTCCGACCTCGATGCTGCTACCAAATCTGTACTGGACAAAGGTGCACGCAACGTGGAGATCCTGAAACAAGGACAATTCTCTCCGCTGACAGTAGAAGAGCAGATCGCTATTATCT encodes the following:
- the atpB gene encoding F0F1 ATP synthase subunit A: MNKNRIGNAFRILVILVAGMVSLCNSAFASEGGHGEGKFNAGEMIMGHVGDAHDWHIATWKGEHITIPLPIIIYDEAKGLSVFMSGKFHHGIVDDRYKLEGNSIVAVDAEGNVDEEASAGLWDLSITKNTAALFVSLILLLVIFFNIAGAYRKRKGAAPKGLQSLIEPIIIFVRDDIAKSSIGEKKYEKFMPYLLTVFFFIWINNLMGLIPIAPFGANLTGSIEVTMTLALITFVITTINGNSHYWRHVLAMPGVPVAILPILTLIEVMGLFLKPFVLMVRLFANITAGHIIVLSFFALIFIFGEKGAAAGFGTGVFSLIFTIFMSMLELLVAFIQAYVFTLLSAIYFSMAVEEEHH
- the atpE gene encoding ATP synthase F0 subunit C; its protein translation is MLVEMLEVGLGQGVAALGASVAAIGAAIGIGRIGGDALQAMARQPEAINDLRANMILTAALVEGAAFFAMVIGLLVVLN
- a CDS encoding F0F1 ATP synthase subunit B — translated: MELIKPGIGLIFWMMVSFLTVMFILKRFAWKPILGALKERETSIEDALKQADKAREEMANLQSANEKLLQEARIERDTMLKEAREMKDHIIADAKTKAKEEADRLVQGARESIKNEKMAAITELKNQVATLSIDIAEKILKNELSDEEKQRNLNSSLIDEVNLN
- the atpH gene encoding ATP synthase F1 subunit delta, whose amino-acid sequence is MHGSRAANRYAKSLYQLSIDQGVLEEVYADMRMIGQSLHDSKDLVSLLKSPIVKTDRKWKVLETIYNGKVNKVTLAFIRLMTQNKREALLEMIGEHFVFLYKQYKGIITAEVTAAVSLDEDMKKKILSIIGKTAGSNIEIVEKTDPSLIGGFIIKFGDKQYDASVAHRLKELKKAFSENPYLPEF
- the atpA gene encoding F0F1 ATP synthase subunit alpha produces the protein MPEIKPAEVSNILREQLAGAKTESELEEIGTVLQVGDGIARIYGLSKVKSGELIEFENGVRGIVMNLEEDNVGAILLGSSQEIKEGDVARRTGLIASVKVGDGMCGRVINTLGEPIDGKGPIQGETYEMPLERKAPGVIFRQPVNEPLQTGIKAVDAMIPIGRGQRELIIGDRQTGKSAVAIDTIINQKEFYESGQPVFCIYVAIGQKGSTVANVVKVLEDNGAMPYTVVVSASASDPAPMQLYSAFTGAAIGEYFRDTGRPALIVYDDLSKQAVSYREVSLLLRRPPGREAYPGDVFYLHSRLLERAAKIINSDEIAANMNDLPESLKGKVKGGGSLTALPIIETQAGDVSAYIPTNVISITDGQIFLESNLFNSGVRPAINVGISVSRVGGNAQIKSMKKVAGTLKLDQAQYRELEAFSKFGSDLDAATKSVLDKGARNVEILKQGQFSPLTVEEQIAIIFCGTKGLLQKVPVNKVREFEKEYLSFMKEKHSAVMKDLKSGKLSDEAVETMEKVANELSAKY